In a single window of the Nicotiana tomentosiformis chromosome 10, ASM39032v3, whole genome shotgun sequence genome:
- the LOC104102883 gene encoding uncharacterized protein isoform X1, with amino-acid sequence MNFLMLRSNQTAASEHSPAREVQSEPNHASKPSTTLEGLIAEDPFPEGEKHDGEGNEYGNVDEDLVDANERTNSRFVANHIDVKDEEGWITIPKDRLPDNWSEASDISSICSLDRFFVIPGEQVHILACLSAYKQDTEIITPFKVAAVMNKNGIGQSNQKQNGNTGSNSGSVSPGGAVDDSSVSENGNAKIDPEKEVFAGESLLRLEDYKRQTESLVQRFNNSHFFARIAESNEPLWSKRKAMEEVSDMNGADGSEAVKTLKKKLSLSTSTDKGNFDARTSGGVARNAVKCCALPNGDIVVLLQVNVGIEFVRDPVLEILQFEKYQERSLSSLNEENLTYAKQDPCGELLKWLLPIDNSIPPSARPLSPPQLSSSASIRSTSTKPTLSGSSGSQLFSFGNFRSYSMSSLPPNSAPPPSVTTSTAAPSFSPEDWERFSFQRSVKSDKTGSEGLLSFRGVSLEPERFSVRCGLEGIFIPGRRWRRKIEIIQPVEITSFAADCNTDDLLCVQIKNVCPANAPDIVVYIDAVTIIFEEASKSGPPLSLPIACIEAGDDYSLPNLVLRRGEEHSFVLKPVNPILKSSSGHSGKTFRSSRVHSRSAASTWHHFSNIEERIIGSPTDQYAVLVSCRCNYTESKLFFKQPTSWRPRISRDLMISVASEMTKQTLGSFEGGAQLPVQVLTLQASNLTSQDLTMTVLAPASLTSPPSVVSLSTSPTSPMSPFIGSSDFTERVSIDKQITAAQSNSLVSVNQVPEGKNLSQSVSFSERATPIPDVLPNGDLGCTHLWLQSRVPLGCVPSQSTATIKLELLPLTDGIITLDSLQIDVKEKGVTYIPEHSLKINATSSISTGII; translated from the exons ATGAACTTCCTGATGCTGAGGTCTAATCAGACTGCAGCTTCCGAGCACTCACCTGCTCGTGAAGTTCAATCGGAGCCAAACCATGCTTCCAAACCAAGTACTACTTTAGAGGGTCTTATTGCTGAAGATCCTTTTCCAGAGGGTGAGAAACACGATGGTGAGGGTAATGAATATGGGAATGTGGATGAAGATCTTGTGGATGCAAATGAGAGGACCAATTCTCGATTTGTTGCCAACCACATTGATGTTAAAGATGAAGAAGGATGGATAACTATTCCAAAGG ATAGGCTTCCTGATAACTGGAGTGAGGCATCAGATATATCATCCATATGCTCACTGGACCGTTTCTTTGTTATACCTG GTGAACAGGTCCATATACTTGCATGTCTCTCAGCCTATAAGCAGGATACAGAAATTATTACACCTTTTAAAGTTGCGGCCGTCATGAATAAAAATGGTATAGGACAAAGCAACCAGAAACAAAATGGTAACACAGGAAGTAATTCGGGGTCTGTTTCCCCTGGAGGAGCAGTGGATGATAGTAGTGTGAGTGAGAATGGTAATGCAAAGATTGATCCTGAAAAGGAGGTTTTTGCTGGTGAATCTCTGTTGAGATTGGAAGATTACAAAAGACAAACAGAATCACTAGTACAAAGGTTTAACAATTCTCACTTTTTCGCTCGAATTGCCGAGTCTAATGAGCCTCTGTGGTCAAAAAGAAAAGCTATGGAGGAAGTCTCTGATATGAATGGAGCAGATGGCTCAGAAGCAGTAAAGACACTTAAAAAGAAGCTATCTTTGAGTACTTCCACTGATAAGGGAAACTTTGATGCTAGAACCTCTGGTGGAGTGGCAAGAAATGCTGTCAAGTGTTGTGCCCTTCCAAATGGAGATATAGTG GTACTTTTACAAGTAAATGTCGGTATTGAGTTTGTGAGAGATCCGGTGCTGGAAATTCTTCAATTTGAGAAGTATCAGGAGAGAAGTTTGTCGTCTTTGAACGAGGAGAATTTGACTTATGCAAAGCAGGATCCCTGTGGTGAACTGTTGAAATGGCTACTTCCTATAGACAATTCTATTCCCCCTTCAGCACGACCTTTATCCCCGCCTCAGTTAAGTTCTAGCGCGAGCATTCGTAGTACGTCCACAAAGCCCACCTTATCTGGATCTTCTGGATCGCAGCTCTTTTCTTTTGGTAACTTTAGAAGTTACTCCATGTCTTCACTTCCACCAAATAGTGCACCACCTCCGTCTGTTACAACCTCCACTGCTGCACCAAGTTTTAGTCCAGAAGATTGGGAACGTTTTTCATTTCAAAGGTCAGTGAAGAGTGATAAGACTGGGAGTGAAGGGCTTTTATCTTTTAGAGGTGTATCTCTAGAGCCAGAAAGATTTTCTGTTCGTTGTGGTTTAGAAGGTATTTTCATTCCTGGAAGGAGATGGAGGAGGAAAATTGAAATTATTCAACCGGTAGAAATTACTTCTTTTGCTGCTGACTGCAATACAGATGATCTCCTTTGTGTCCAGATCAAG AATGTTTGTCCAGCAAATGCACCTGACATTGTTGTCTACATAGATGCCGTAACAATCATTTTTGAAGAAGCTTCAAAAAGTGGTCCTCCGTTATCATTACCAATTGCATGTATTGAAGCTGGGGATGACTATAGTTTGCCAAATTTGGTCCTCAG GAGAGGTGAAGAACACTCTTTCGTTCTCAAACCAGTCAATCCCATCTTGAAGAGCTCCAGCGGCCATAGTGGAAAAACTTTTCGATCTTCACGGGTACATTCTAGAAGCGCAGCGTCAACATGGCACCATTTCTCCAATATTGAGGAAAGAATTATTGGGTCACCTACTGATCAGTATGCAGTTCTGGTATCATGTCGATGCAACTACACAG AATCAAAGTTATTCTTCAAGCAGCCAACAAGCTGGAGACCACGAATTTCTAGGGACCTTATGATCTCTGTTGCATCTGAAATGACAAAACAAACCCTTGGGTCTTTTGAAGGAGGTGCTCAGCTTCCAGTACAG GTCTTAACTCTTCAGGCATCAAACCTGACTTCACAAGATCTAACAATGACAGTGCTTGCTCCAGCTTCCCTTACATCCCCACCTTCTGTGGTGTCATTGAGCACTTCACCAACATCACCAATGAGTCCCTTCATTGGTTCTTCTGATTTCACAGAGAGAGTGAGTATTGATAAGCAAATAACTGCTGCTCAGAGCAATAGCTTGGTATCAGTTAATCAAGTACCGGAAGGGAAAAATCTTTCTCAATCAGTTTCATTTAGTGAGAGGGCCACTCCCATACCTGATGTGCTTCCAAATGGCGATTTAGGTTGTACACATTTATGGTTGCAGAGCAGAGTTCCCTTAGG ATGTGTGCCCTCTCAATCTACAGCAACCATCAAACTTGAACTACTCCCCCTGACGGATGGTATAATCACACTTGATTCTTTACAGATTGATGTTAAGGAGAAAG GTGTAACGTATATTCCCGAGCATTCGCTGAAGATTAATGCAACTTCAAGCATTTCCACTGGGATCATATGA
- the LOC104102883 gene encoding uncharacterized protein isoform X2 codes for MNKNGIGQSNQKQNGNTGSNSGSVSPGGAVDDSSVSENGNAKIDPEKEVFAGESLLRLEDYKRQTESLVQRFNNSHFFARIAESNEPLWSKRKAMEEVSDMNGADGSEAVKTLKKKLSLSTSTDKGNFDARTSGGVARNAVKCCALPNGDIVVLLQVNVGIEFVRDPVLEILQFEKYQERSLSSLNEENLTYAKQDPCGELLKWLLPIDNSIPPSARPLSPPQLSSSASIRSTSTKPTLSGSSGSQLFSFGNFRSYSMSSLPPNSAPPPSVTTSTAAPSFSPEDWERFSFQRSVKSDKTGSEGLLSFRGVSLEPERFSVRCGLEGIFIPGRRWRRKIEIIQPVEITSFAADCNTDDLLCVQIKNVCPANAPDIVVYIDAVTIIFEEASKSGPPLSLPIACIEAGDDYSLPNLVLRRGEEHSFVLKPVNPILKSSSGHSGKTFRSSRVHSRSAASTWHHFSNIEERIIGSPTDQYAVLVSCRCNYTESKLFFKQPTSWRPRISRDLMISVASEMTKQTLGSFEGGAQLPVQVLTLQASNLTSQDLTMTVLAPASLTSPPSVVSLSTSPTSPMSPFIGSSDFTERVSIDKQITAAQSNSLVSVNQVPEGKNLSQSVSFSERATPIPDVLPNGDLGCTHLWLQSRVPLGCVPSQSTATIKLELLPLTDGIITLDSLQIDVKEKGVTYIPEHSLKINATSSISTGII; via the exons ATGAATAAAAATGGTATAGGACAAAGCAACCAGAAACAAAATGGTAACACAGGAAGTAATTCGGGGTCTGTTTCCCCTGGAGGAGCAGTGGATGATAGTAGTGTGAGTGAGAATGGTAATGCAAAGATTGATCCTGAAAAGGAGGTTTTTGCTGGTGAATCTCTGTTGAGATTGGAAGATTACAAAAGACAAACAGAATCACTAGTACAAAGGTTTAACAATTCTCACTTTTTCGCTCGAATTGCCGAGTCTAATGAGCCTCTGTGGTCAAAAAGAAAAGCTATGGAGGAAGTCTCTGATATGAATGGAGCAGATGGCTCAGAAGCAGTAAAGACACTTAAAAAGAAGCTATCTTTGAGTACTTCCACTGATAAGGGAAACTTTGATGCTAGAACCTCTGGTGGAGTGGCAAGAAATGCTGTCAAGTGTTGTGCCCTTCCAAATGGAGATATAGTG GTACTTTTACAAGTAAATGTCGGTATTGAGTTTGTGAGAGATCCGGTGCTGGAAATTCTTCAATTTGAGAAGTATCAGGAGAGAAGTTTGTCGTCTTTGAACGAGGAGAATTTGACTTATGCAAAGCAGGATCCCTGTGGTGAACTGTTGAAATGGCTACTTCCTATAGACAATTCTATTCCCCCTTCAGCACGACCTTTATCCCCGCCTCAGTTAAGTTCTAGCGCGAGCATTCGTAGTACGTCCACAAAGCCCACCTTATCTGGATCTTCTGGATCGCAGCTCTTTTCTTTTGGTAACTTTAGAAGTTACTCCATGTCTTCACTTCCACCAAATAGTGCACCACCTCCGTCTGTTACAACCTCCACTGCTGCACCAAGTTTTAGTCCAGAAGATTGGGAACGTTTTTCATTTCAAAGGTCAGTGAAGAGTGATAAGACTGGGAGTGAAGGGCTTTTATCTTTTAGAGGTGTATCTCTAGAGCCAGAAAGATTTTCTGTTCGTTGTGGTTTAGAAGGTATTTTCATTCCTGGAAGGAGATGGAGGAGGAAAATTGAAATTATTCAACCGGTAGAAATTACTTCTTTTGCTGCTGACTGCAATACAGATGATCTCCTTTGTGTCCAGATCAAG AATGTTTGTCCAGCAAATGCACCTGACATTGTTGTCTACATAGATGCCGTAACAATCATTTTTGAAGAAGCTTCAAAAAGTGGTCCTCCGTTATCATTACCAATTGCATGTATTGAAGCTGGGGATGACTATAGTTTGCCAAATTTGGTCCTCAG GAGAGGTGAAGAACACTCTTTCGTTCTCAAACCAGTCAATCCCATCTTGAAGAGCTCCAGCGGCCATAGTGGAAAAACTTTTCGATCTTCACGGGTACATTCTAGAAGCGCAGCGTCAACATGGCACCATTTCTCCAATATTGAGGAAAGAATTATTGGGTCACCTACTGATCAGTATGCAGTTCTGGTATCATGTCGATGCAACTACACAG AATCAAAGTTATTCTTCAAGCAGCCAACAAGCTGGAGACCACGAATTTCTAGGGACCTTATGATCTCTGTTGCATCTGAAATGACAAAACAAACCCTTGGGTCTTTTGAAGGAGGTGCTCAGCTTCCAGTACAG GTCTTAACTCTTCAGGCATCAAACCTGACTTCACAAGATCTAACAATGACAGTGCTTGCTCCAGCTTCCCTTACATCCCCACCTTCTGTGGTGTCATTGAGCACTTCACCAACATCACCAATGAGTCCCTTCATTGGTTCTTCTGATTTCACAGAGAGAGTGAGTATTGATAAGCAAATAACTGCTGCTCAGAGCAATAGCTTGGTATCAGTTAATCAAGTACCGGAAGGGAAAAATCTTTCTCAATCAGTTTCATTTAGTGAGAGGGCCACTCCCATACCTGATGTGCTTCCAAATGGCGATTTAGGTTGTACACATTTATGGTTGCAGAGCAGAGTTCCCTTAGG ATGTGTGCCCTCTCAATCTACAGCAACCATCAAACTTGAACTACTCCCCCTGACGGATGGTATAATCACACTTGATTCTTTACAGATTGATGTTAAGGAGAAAG GTGTAACGTATATTCCCGAGCATTCGCTGAAGATTAATGCAACTTCAAGCATTTCCACTGGGATCATATGA